A stretch of Leptolyngbya subtilissima AS-A7 DNA encodes these proteins:
- a CDS encoding protein adenylyltransferase SelO, translated as MPAANPLLALDYLPALESLGDDYYDIVAAAEFPKHILRFRNDDVVRQLGLDPAAVSDDDFTEAFGKFQGREPFLALRYHGYQFGEYNPFLGDGRGFLYGQVRGTDGNLYDFGTKGSGTTPYSRGGDGMLTLKGGVREVLAAEALHALGVNTSRAFSLVETGQALWRGDEPSPTRSSVLVRFSQSHIRFGTFERLEYHNRPDLIAKLLEHVIDIYYPEARLFTDTQERYLHFYGELCDRVARLAAQWMSVGFCHAVLNTDNMSITGESFDYGPFAFMDGYDPRFTAAYFDYAGRYSYGNQPIICQMNLKALQKPLKLVMPEADLEAALEPFKGRYAVYYHECMLHKLGFEALTDDLASTLVSQTIELLSAMEVGYHDFFLGLTQQFSADWRDDASQIFSTTLQASDSAAVAPLEAWSQTYYRCLQSLAPEAMEGVASLLQRTNPSTVLLRPEIEAIWEPITTDDNWQPFYDLLTKIQHPFVQG; from the coding sequence ATGCCTGCTGCCAATCCCCTGCTTGCCCTCGACTATCTGCCTGCCCTAGAGTCTCTGGGGGATGACTACTACGACATCGTAGCCGCCGCCGAATTTCCCAAGCACATCCTGCGGTTTCGCAACGACGATGTGGTGCGGCAGCTCGGCCTCGACCCCGCTGCCGTCAGCGATGATGACTTTACTGAGGCCTTTGGCAAATTCCAGGGGCGCGAACCTTTTTTGGCGCTGCGCTACCACGGCTACCAGTTTGGCGAATACAACCCCTTTTTGGGCGACGGGCGGGGCTTTCTCTACGGCCAGGTGCGCGGCACTGACGGCAACCTCTACGACTTTGGCACCAAAGGCTCTGGCACTACCCCTTACTCGCGCGGCGGCGACGGCATGCTCACCCTCAAGGGCGGCGTGCGCGAGGTGCTAGCGGCAGAAGCGCTCCACGCGCTGGGTGTGAATACGTCTCGGGCCTTTAGCCTAGTCGAAACGGGGCAAGCTCTCTGGCGCGGCGATGAGCCTTCCCCCACGCGATCGTCGGTGCTGGTGCGCTTTAGTCAATCGCACATTCGCTTTGGCACCTTTGAACGGTTGGAGTACCACAACCGCCCTGATCTGATCGCCAAGCTGCTGGAGCATGTGATCGATATTTATTACCCCGAGGCGCGGCTGTTTACCGATACCCAAGAGCGGTATCTGCATTTTTATGGGGAACTGTGCGATCGCGTCGCCCGCCTTGCCGCCCAGTGGATGTCGGTGGGCTTCTGCCACGCTGTGCTCAACACCGACAACATGTCGATCACGGGCGAAAGCTTCGACTACGGCCCCTTCGCCTTTATGGATGGCTACGACCCCCGCTTCACCGCCGCATATTTCGACTATGCCGGGCGCTACAGCTACGGCAACCAGCCCATTATCTGCCAGATGAACCTTAAGGCGCTGCAAAAGCCCCTCAAACTGGTCATGCCCGAGGCGGATCTGGAAGCAGCTTTAGAACCCTTTAAAGGTCGCTACGCAGTCTACTATCACGAGTGTATGCTCCACAAACTGGGCTTTGAAGCCCTCACGGACGATCTGGCCAGCACCTTAGTCAGCCAGACCATTGAATTGCTGAGCGCTATGGAGGTGGGCTATCACGATTTCTTCCTGGGTCTGACCCAGCAATTTTCGGCTGACTGGCGCGACGATGCCAGCCAAATTTTTAGCACCACGCTGCAAGCCTCTGACTCGGCGGCGGTGGCTCCGCTCGAAGCATGGAGCCAGACTTACTACCGTTGTTTGCAAAGTCTGGCTCCAGAAGCTATGGAAGGCGTTGCCTCGCTACTGCAACGTACCAACCCCTCCACCGTGCTCCTGCGCCCCGAAATTGAGGCGATCTGGGAACCCATTACGACTGACGACAACTGGCAACCCTTCTACGACCTGCTGACTAAGATTCAGCATCCGTTTGTTCAGGGCTAG
- a CDS encoding sensor histidine kinase translates to MRLADFILGNIEPILVEWEAFARSLTPGMKMTKLALRDDAEAMLLAAARDMQIGQSPAQHASKSKGHGGAVGEESDQLDNASVLHGAARVGSGFDIMEVVSEYRALRASVLRLWRTSRPQLDIDDIDDITRFNESIDQSLAAAVGSYTSRVDQSRRMFLAILGHDLRSPLNSISMAAQLISRTSDKHPDSPRALSVIETNTEAITRLIRDLIDFASTGLGSSIPLTRGPVDLETLCRQVFEEFCVAYPQRTLRFHSDGHLMGDWDAARLRQVVSNLMGNAIQHGSAEQPIELSIASEGPSVVLSVHNEGPPISSEMLGRIFDPLMRHTIPESVVQRVPGSIGLGLYIVREIVVAHGGTVEVASTAQEGTTFTVCLPQSCPIEGDRQSA, encoded by the coding sequence ATGCGACTGGCAGACTTCATTCTTGGGAACATCGAGCCCATCCTCGTGGAATGGGAAGCGTTTGCGCGCAGCCTCACACCCGGCATGAAGATGACAAAGCTCGCCCTGCGTGATGACGCCGAGGCGATGCTACTGGCAGCCGCGCGGGACATGCAGATCGGACAAAGCCCTGCGCAGCATGCGAGCAAGTCCAAAGGCCATGGCGGCGCTGTTGGTGAGGAGAGTGACCAGCTCGACAACGCCTCGGTACTGCACGGTGCGGCGCGCGTGGGTTCAGGCTTTGACATCATGGAGGTCGTCTCTGAATACCGCGCCCTGCGTGCCAGTGTGCTCCGCCTGTGGCGCACGAGTCGCCCGCAGCTTGATATCGACGACATCGACGATATCACCCGCTTTAACGAGTCGATCGACCAATCGCTCGCCGCAGCCGTCGGCAGTTATACCAGTCGTGTCGATCAGTCGCGTCGCATGTTCTTGGCCATCCTCGGCCACGACCTGCGCAGCCCGCTAAACTCCATCAGCATGGCCGCACAACTGATCTCACGCACCTCAGACAAACACCCAGACTCTCCCAGAGCGCTGTCGGTGATCGAGACCAACACGGAAGCGATCACGCGGTTGATCCGCGACCTAATCGACTTCGCCTCGACGGGGCTGGGCAGTTCAATACCGTTAACGCGCGGTCCAGTTGATCTAGAAACACTCTGTCGCCAAGTCTTCGAGGAATTCTGCGTTGCCTACCCGCAGCGAACGTTGCGCTTTCACTCAGACGGCCACCTCATGGGCGACTGGGATGCGGCCCGACTCCGCCAAGTCGTCTCCAACCTGATGGGCAACGCAATTCAGCATGGATCAGCCGAGCAGCCGATCGAGCTATCGATCGCTTCAGAAGGACCGAGCGTGGTCTTGAGCGTGCATAACGAAGGGCCGCCGATCTCGTCGGAGATGCTAGGAAGAATCTTCGACCCGCTCATGCGCCACACCATACCAGAATCAGTAGTGCAACGGGTTCCAGGCAGCATCGGTCTGGGTTTGTACATTGTGCGCGAGATCGTTGTTGCCCACGGGGGCACAGTAGAGGTCGCTTCGACGGCGCAGGAGGGCACAACGTTCACCGTCTGCCTGCCACAGTCATGCCCTATTGAAGGCGATCGTCAGTCAGCGTAG
- a CDS encoding phycobilisome protein: MLTNVQALVQATDGRYASDQELMFFQQYLGSVSTRLRAYQKIQGAEQQIINQVLTRLKVQKPDIFLVGSQDLATKWQRDTVRVLRYSATALLLNDSEWLKDTLLMWFQSIMRAFGAQESCNLTYTVMQEVMTQHLNTEELRLFLPILELSRTLLGKSI; encoded by the coding sequence CTCTAGTCCAAGCCACCGATGGTCGCTACGCCTCTGACCAAGAGCTAATGTTTTTTCAGCAATACCTGGGCTCTGTTAGCACTCGGCTGCGAGCTTACCAAAAAATTCAGGGGGCCGAGCAGCAAATTATTAACCAAGTCCTGACTCGGCTCAAGGTCCAAAAGCCCGATATCTTTTTAGTAGGTAGTCAAGACTTAGCCACCAAGTGGCAGCGAGACACGGTACGAGTGTTGCGCTACAGCGCCACGGCCCTGCTGCTCAATGATTCGGAATGGCTTAAAGACACCCTGCTGATGTGGTTTCAAAGCATCATGCGAGCCTTTGGGGCCCAGGAGAGCTGCAACCTCACCTACACCGTTATGCAGGAGGTGATGACCCAGCACCTCAATACCGAAGAGCTAAGACTGTTTTTACCCATCCTGGAGCTGAGCCGTACCCTTTTGGGTAAGTCTATTTAA
- a CDS encoding protein kinase domain-containing protein — MALTRQIRRSQYYTLGLVGHGQFGRVYCAIHRKTGELVAIKDLHKDRFPTHKFLRELRFLISLEHPSIVTCHALEHSTSGRQLVLDYCEGGTLRSLLESDTVLTVQEVLGFTLDILAALECAHRQGIVHCDIKPENILMELTPGGWVARVSDLGIARLSQEAKEADMGHTGSPAYMAPERFYNQHPPAADLYAVGIILYELLLGQRPFSGTPMELMVAHLNRPPIVPVQVAEPFSQVLRKALQKLLPKRYFSAQAMRADLTAIYQTYQTQGLLSQPACAKALPELDLASDLPFVALPHPTVVMGLVPRPHQSHLMVTCSQQRVWFYHWPQAGMATPQASQGFALPAPVQRFLPTPQGGFLVTTESLHLLSMTHGLGCVAQGICPDGVAVAPNGRWFATATQVAKDLFRVAVRQLTMPPEQGVKISAPRTAAVAAADGDKLVTLLAPDNRHAALVVRRGSRTLFHGVTRRGTYLGAVAASVPIYNLVPTRTPYRYLALEENCPNALLIVDLKPFRMLRYRVDISPHWLFETAVGYGLLSQEGEFLLINDEGRVINRTAGLPRPQAMVPLHSKTSPDKSAPIQYLWSVSEAASSRIYPVDLADLAPDILF, encoded by the coding sequence GTGGCCCTCACCCGGCAAATTCGGCGATCGCAGTATTACACCTTGGGGCTGGTAGGGCACGGGCAGTTTGGCCGAGTCTACTGCGCCATCCACCGCAAAACTGGGGAACTGGTGGCGATTAAAGACCTCCACAAAGACCGCTTTCCCACCCATAAGTTTTTGCGAGAGCTGCGGTTTTTAATTAGCCTTGAACACCCCAGCATTGTCACCTGCCATGCCCTAGAGCATTCCACCAGCGGTCGCCAGTTGGTGCTTGACTACTGCGAGGGGGGCACGCTGCGATCGCTGCTCGAAAGCGACACAGTACTCACTGTGCAGGAGGTGCTGGGATTTACCCTAGACATTCTCGCCGCCCTGGAGTGCGCCCATCGCCAAGGCATTGTGCACTGCGACATCAAGCCCGAAAACATTCTCATGGAGCTGACGCCTGGGGGCTGGGTGGCGCGGGTCTCCGATTTGGGCATTGCCCGCCTCAGCCAGGAAGCCAAAGAGGCCGATATGGGTCATACCGGCTCCCCCGCCTACATGGCCCCAGAGCGATTTTATAACCAGCATCCTCCTGCTGCCGACCTCTACGCTGTGGGCATTATTTTGTATGAGCTGCTGCTGGGTCAGCGGCCCTTTTCGGGCACTCCTATGGAGTTGATGGTGGCTCACCTCAATCGGCCACCGATTGTGCCCGTCCAGGTTGCCGAGCCCTTTAGCCAGGTGCTGCGCAAAGCGCTACAAAAGCTGTTGCCCAAGCGCTACTTCAGCGCCCAAGCCATGCGCGCCGACCTGACGGCGATTTATCAGACTTACCAAACCCAGGGACTGCTGAGTCAGCCCGCCTGTGCCAAAGCGCTGCCAGAGCTAGATTTGGCCTCAGATTTGCCCTTTGTAGCGCTGCCTCACCCCACGGTGGTGATGGGCTTGGTGCCCCGACCCCATCAAAGCCATCTGATGGTGACCTGTAGCCAGCAGCGGGTATGGTTTTATCACTGGCCTCAAGCAGGTATGGCTACACCTCAGGCCAGTCAAGGCTTTGCGCTGCCCGCGCCAGTGCAAAGGTTTCTGCCAACTCCCCAGGGAGGCTTTTTGGTCACCACAGAATCGCTGCACCTGTTGTCGATGACCCACGGTTTAGGCTGTGTTGCCCAAGGCATTTGCCCCGATGGGGTGGCGGTTGCCCCCAATGGGCGCTGGTTTGCCACCGCTACCCAGGTTGCCAAAGACTTATTCCGCGTAGCTGTGCGTCAGTTGACAATGCCACCGGAGCAAGGGGTCAAAATATCGGCACCGCGAACAGCTGCGGTCGCCGCTGCGGATGGGGATAAACTAGTTACCCTTCTCGCTCCAGACAACCGCCACGCAGCGTTGGTAGTGCGCCGGGGTAGCCGTACGCTGTTTCACGGAGTAACCCGCCGGGGTACTTATCTCGGGGCAGTTGCTGCCTCGGTGCCCATTTACAATTTGGTGCCCACCCGCACCCCCTATCGTTACCTTGCCCTAGAGGAAAACTGCCCCAATGCTCTGCTGATCGTCGACCTGAAGCCATTTAGGATGCTGCGTTACCGGGTCGATATTTCACCACACTGGCTGTTTGAGACAGCTGTAGGCTACGGGCTGCTCAGCCAAGAGGGAGAATTTTTGCTGATTAACGATGAAGGCCGCGTCATCAATCGTACGGCTGGGCTGCCTCGACCGCAGGCTATGGTACCCCTACACTCTAAAACTAGCCCTGACAAATCAGCGCCGATTCAATATCTGTGGAGCGTCAGCGAAGCTGCGAGCAGTCGTATTTACCCTGTTGATCTAGCCGATTTAGCTCCAGACATTCTGTTTTAA
- a CDS encoding 2,3-bisphosphoglycerate-dependent phosphoglycerate mutase encodes MAKLILIRHGQSLWNAVNKFTGWVDIPMSERGRAEATIASCKLRDAGYTVDICFTSMLIRAIETAIVCLTECGEVCGGRLPYIWHDPAEPDWHGWDRHFGEPDKELKIIRSPALDERYYGDLQGLNKAEMSLKFGAQQVHLWRRSFNVRPPGGESLEDTVKRTVPFFEAAILPELKAGKNVMVAAHGNSLRSILMVLDRLSEEAVASLELATGVPIVYDVDAEGVFTNKAVLI; translated from the coding sequence ATGGCTAAACTCATTTTGATCCGCCACGGGCAAAGCCTGTGGAATGCGGTCAACAAATTCACCGGCTGGGTCGATATTCCCATGAGTGAGCGGGGGCGGGCCGAGGCGACGATCGCATCGTGCAAACTACGCGATGCTGGCTACACCGTCGATATCTGCTTCACTAGCATGCTGATTCGGGCGATCGAAACGGCGATCGTTTGTCTGACCGAGTGCGGTGAGGTGTGCGGTGGCCGCCTACCCTACATCTGGCACGACCCGGCAGAACCCGACTGGCACGGCTGGGATCGCCACTTTGGCGAACCCGACAAAGAACTCAAAATCATTCGCTCTCCCGCTCTAGACGAGCGCTACTACGGCGATCTTCAAGGGTTGAATAAAGCCGAAATGTCGCTGAAATTTGGAGCGCAACAGGTTCACCTCTGGCGGCGATCATTCAATGTACGACCGCCGGGGGGCGAGAGCTTAGAGGATACGGTAAAGCGCACAGTGCCGTTTTTTGAAGCAGCTATTTTGCCAGAGCTAAAGGCCGGGAAAAATGTGATGGTGGCGGCTCACGGCAACTCGCTGCGATCGATTTTGATGGTGCTCGATCGCCTCAGCGAAGAGGCCGTAGCTAGCCTAGAACTGGCTACGGGCGTACCGATTGTCTATGACGTAGACGCCGAGGGCGTGTTTACCAATAAAGCCGTGCTGATATAG
- a CDS encoding V4R domain-containing protein codes for MVSVADLLTDGRLPGNYFAQDLYVRGSTELGLLENRRGDRLLAIPDSLLQAIYSGLEKETGQASGLVLYNCGRWWGKNFYARFCEELADYYKQPLSSLSMAEFLQSLQQCWKTHGWGQIHLDITYRDRGFLGVEIWHSPFTAAAPQGQKTAGDLERGILEIFFSQLTGRELRCAQTSCTAKGDDCNRFVLGLQKRLQPVEALVANGQAHQAIMQTLMQQG; via the coding sequence ATGGTTTCTGTTGCCGATTTACTCACCGATGGCCGGCTGCCCGGCAACTACTTTGCCCAAGATCTCTATGTGCGGGGCTCGACCGAGCTGGGTCTGCTGGAAAATCGTCGCGGCGATCGCCTATTGGCCATCCCTGACTCGCTGCTCCAGGCCATTTATTCTGGGCTAGAAAAAGAAACTGGTCAGGCGTCGGGGCTAGTGCTCTACAACTGTGGCCGCTGGTGGGGCAAAAATTTCTACGCCCGCTTCTGTGAAGAGCTAGCCGACTACTACAAGCAGCCCCTCTCCAGCCTGTCGATGGCCGAATTTCTCCAGTCGCTACAGCAGTGTTGGAAGACCCACGGCTGGGGCCAGATTCATCTGGATATTACCTACCGCGATCGCGGTTTTTTAGGGGTAGAAATCTGGCATTCTCCTTTCACTGCCGCTGCCCCCCAGGGCCAAAAAACGGCAGGCGACCTAGAGCGCGGCATTCTTGAAATCTTCTTTAGCCAGCTCACCGGGCGCGAGCTGCGCTGTGCCCAAACCAGCTGCACAGCCAAGGGCGACGACTGCAATCGCTTTGTTTTGGGCTTACAAAAGCGGCTACAGCCTGTAGAAGCTCTGGTGGCCAATGGCCAAGCCCACCAGGCCATTATGCAAACCCTTATGCAGCAGGGGTAA
- a CDS encoding DUF3082 domain-containing protein has translation MDDNPTSSPLAPPATGKILQCFSGSFVAGTIAMLAYRMMLSIAANFAARPVLTDNPAVANISSAVRTLVVGMAALGAGIFGLAALGIFLLGIQLLFQRLTGRPSTLQD, from the coding sequence ATGGACGACAACCCTACCTCTAGCCCCCTGGCTCCTCCCGCCACCGGCAAAATTTTGCAGTGCTTTAGCGGTTCCTTTGTAGCAGGCACCATCGCTATGCTGGCCTACCGCATGATGCTCTCGATCGCCGCTAACTTTGCCGCCCGCCCCGTGCTGACCGACAATCCAGCCGTGGCGAATATTTCATCCGCCGTGCGTACCCTGGTCGTCGGCATGGCCGCTCTGGGGGCTGGAATCTTTGGCCTAGCCGCCCTGGGGATCTTCTTGCTGGGCATTCAGCTGCTGTTTCAGCGCCTGACCGGACGCCCTTCCACCCTGCAAGACTAG
- a CDS encoding V4R domain-containing protein produces MVMTTETAHRLHQKFPKKHNHYALRDFFQFNGDYGTITDWNDTRNVLTSEDFIIGLLEGLQEEVGDASAAIMYTVGLEWGKHDSLIFEAWFEREFAMSPRRANLMFLLETWWWPFISQGWGRWEVDMSDRKQGFMFINVFDSAVARTLGDVGKPVCHLYAGLFAGFFTEMVRKQLSCIEIQCYSMGETYCKFLLGSRERIDAASFWMNEGANARDIEKRLRAGEGGQ; encoded by the coding sequence ATGGTTATGACCACAGAGACCGCCCACCGTCTGCACCAAAAATTTCCTAAGAAGCATAACCACTATGCCCTGCGGGATTTCTTTCAATTTAATGGCGATTACGGCACCATTACCGACTGGAACGACACCCGTAATGTGCTCACTAGCGAAGACTTCATCATTGGCCTGCTAGAGGGACTGCAAGAAGAAGTTGGTGACGCCTCGGCCGCCATCATGTACACCGTGGGGCTGGAGTGGGGCAAACACGACTCGCTGATATTTGAAGCCTGGTTTGAGCGCGAGTTTGCCATGAGCCCCCGCCGCGCCAACCTGATGTTTTTGCTCGAAACCTGGTGGTGGCCCTTCATTTCTCAGGGCTGGGGCCGGTGGGAGGTCGACATGAGCGATCGCAAACAGGGCTTTATGTTTATCAACGTGTTCGACTCCGCTGTGGCTCGCACCCTGGGTGACGTAGGCAAGCCCGTCTGCCACCTCTACGCCGGTCTGTTTGCTGGGTTTTTTACCGAGATGGTGCGCAAGCAGCTGAGCTGCATTGAAATCCAGTGCTACTCCATGGGCGAGACCTACTGCAAGTTTTTGCTGGGGAGCCGCGAGCGCATCGATGCCGCCTCCTTCTGGATGAATGAAGGGGCCAACGCCCGCGACATTGAGAAGCGCCTGCGGGCTGGGGAAGGTGGCCAATGA